The Euphorbia lathyris chromosome 8, ddEupLath1.1, whole genome shotgun sequence genome has a window encoding:
- the LOC136203547 gene encoding fasciclin-like arabinogalactan protein 3 — protein MEFKRPLIIFLIFSCFLCSTSMAFNITKILANISGYDNFNTLLTESGLAKKINSRQTITVLAVKDGSLGDLTSKSKDVVEQVLSTHVILDYYDVEKLNSIKEKSSILTTLFQASGEADHREGFLNVTRKGNVVLFGSAKKGAPLVASLVGSMVSMPYNISVLQVSNVIQASGSAIVVTPSPPPPDSDSESPADAPAEADAPAEADAPAGDAPSKAPAADAPADSPFASPPAPEDTASDDAPADAPAHSGSSCLRTGGVVAVVVAVAAGIVGI, from the coding sequence ATGGAGTTTAAACGCCCTTTgattattttcttaattttctcttgCTTCTTATGTTCGACTTCTATGGCTTTCAATATCACAAAAATACTCGCAAACATTAGTGGCTATGATAACTTCAACACCCTCCTCACTGAATCCGGCCTTGCTAAGAAGATCAATAGTCGTCAAACCATAACGGTCTTAGCCGTTAAGGACGGATCCCTCGGTGATCTCACCAGTAAATCTAAAGATGTGGTTGAACAAGTATTGAGTACTCACGTTATCCTCGATTACTATGATGTTGAGAAGCTTAATAGTATTAAGGAAAAGAGTAGCATTTTAACCACATTGTTCCAAGCATCCGGTGAGGCGGATCATCGAGAAGGGTTCTTGAATGTTACGAGAAAAGGTAATGTAGTATTGTTTGGATCCGCGAAGAAAGGTGCTCCTCTTGTTGCGTCTCTTGTAGGATCTATGGTATCTATGCCTTATAACATTTCTGTTCTTCAAGTTAGTAATGTTATTCAAGCATCGGGTTCTGCGATTGTTGTTACTCCTTCTCCTCCACCACCCGATTCTGATTCTGAGTCTCCAGCTGATGCGCCAGCGGAAGCTGATGCACCTGCAGAAGCAGATGCACCGGCTGGTGATGCACCAAGCAAAGCACCTGCTGCTGATGCGCCTgctgattcgccttttgcttctCCCCCTGCTCCTGAAGATACTGCTAGTGATGATGCACCGGCTGATGCACCGGCACATTCAGGTTCTTCTTGTTTGCGTACGGGTGGTGTTGTCGCGGTTGTGGTCGCGGTGGCTGCTGGTATTGTGGGTATCTAG